The genomic interval AAAGGAGTCGAGTGTATATCGTGTGTGGTTGCTATGTGTTCTGATGCCCCGTTCACAGAGGATAACCTTGTGATTACCTTCGGCCATTATGTATTCCGCGGCAGCTAGAAGTTCAGTGAGCGTTGCCCACATTCCACGTTTCAGCATCACAGGTTTTCGAGATCTTCCTGCTCTTTTGAGGAGCGCATAGTTTTGCATGTTCCTAGCGCCTATTTGGATGATGTCAACAACCGTTTCTACTGCGGGAAAACTCTCTGTGTCAAGAGCCTCCGATATGATTGGTAGACCAGTTTCATGTCTGGCTTCCTCAAGTAGCCGGAGACCTTCGACACCTAAGCCCTGGAATGAATAGGGAGATGTACGCGGCTTAAATGCGCCACCCCGGAGTATGTCTGCCCCCATACCCCTTACAGCTTCAGCGGCACCAATGATCTGTTCTCTTGATTCTACTGCACAGGGTCCAGCAATGATTGTTGGCCGGTCTCTACCGATTTCCATATCGCCAACCACAATGGAGGTGCCTTTGGGGTTAGATTCGACATCAGCAAGTTTGTACGGCTTAGTTACCAAAATGACTTCCATTACCCCGGATAATCCTTCTAGCCTTTGAGCATCAGCCGTTTCTACCTTTCCGGTAACATTGATTACAGTACGGTGAACTCCAGGATTTGGGTGTCCTTTGTAACCCAATTTCTCAATAGCATCAATTACTTCATTCACTTGTAGTTCCGTTGTGTTTCTATGCATCACTATTAGCAATTCTATTTTCCACCATTAGATTCTAGATAGATATCCCATCCACCACTTTCATCTCCACTCGCCCTGATTCAACAAGGATGGGGAGTGAGAGCCCTCCATGCCTGACCTTTTTGTCCTGCTTCATTACGACCTTGAGATCCTCTTTGGACAATGAAGAAGGAATGACGGTAGGTAAATCAAATGAGCACAACAAAGCTTCTAGCTCCTCTAGAGATTGGTTATCTAGAGCATCAATTCTTACAGCGTAGCGTGCTTCTTCTAACATTCCGATGGCGACTGCTTCGCCATGTGAGATACTGTGTTCTGAACAGGTTTCGATGGCATGACCAACGGTGTGACCGAAATTCAAAATCTGTCTCGTGCCATGTTCAGTTTCGTCTTTCTCCACGATCCGAGCCTTGTTTCTCAAACACCGTTCCACAATGGTCGTAATCGTTTCCACGTTTCTCTGAATAATTTCATTCCTTTTTTGTTTCAGCAGCTGTAGCAACTTGGCATCCATAATGACTCCGTACTTGATTACTTCTGCAAGCCCAGTAGCATAGTGATCATCAGACAGGGTCCTTAGAGTGGCTACATCTGCAATGATTCTATGAGGTTGGTAAAACGTACCTACCAGATTCTTACCCCACTCTAAGTTCACCGCCGTTTTCCCCCCTAGACAAGCGTCAACCTGTGCTAGGAGAGTAGTTGGTACCTGTAGTAGCTTCATACCCCTCTTGAATGTAGAAGCTACAAATCCAGCAAGGTCTCCAATGACTCCACCACCGAGAGCAAGAATTGCATCTGATCTAGATGCCAAATTCTCTCCCAGAAAACAATACAGATCTCGAGCTCTATCCAACGATTTAGAGGATTCACCGGACGGGAGAATCTTAGTACTAATTTCAATCTCTGAAGTTCGAAGAGATTCCAATACACGTTTCAGATGAATATTGGATACAATGTCATCTGTCACAATGAATACTCTATCTGTTTCTTGATCTAGAATTTGATCCAGTATGGGCAAAAGCGCGGATCCTACGTGAACTGGATACTCCCTAGACTTCGTCCTTACGTGAAAAGAGGATTCCATTATCTCTTCCCCTCCGAAGCCTTGTGTTGTTCCATGAAATCCAGGATATGATACATATCGTGATATGCCCTAGCTGAATCCATGCTCCTTTCGAGAGCAGTTTTGATGCGCTCATAGGATTCCTGAAACCCCTCTTGATCCCACTGTATGAGGGGTTCCAGCAAGCTTTCAATTCTAGAGGGGAGGCTGGTCAAGGTATCCATCGCATACTGATTCAATCTGTGAAGATGATAATGCAAGTCAGTAGATTGGGCCATAATACTTCCAGTCAATACAGTTTGAATTTCGAAGGTTGTTCCACCAATCTGTTTCAACACTTGGACATCTTCTTTCGCCAGTACTGAAGCCAGAATCATGTTCATGAAATATGGCAGTGAGAGGGTAAGAGCCATTATTTGGTCATGGCGGTCTGCCTCGACAGTGATGATTGCAGCGTTTGGGAACAGGCTTTTTACTACTTCTTGTTCGTTCTCGGAGTCAATTATTGGAATCAATAGGATTTTCTTATGCAATGACTGAGCTCCAGGTCCAAACATCGGATGAATACTTAATGGACGAATGTCATGGTTGGTCGATTCTTCGAGAGCATCGACTAAATTCATCTTTAGAGAAGATATCTCACACAGAATAGATTTTCTTTTCATGTGCGGGACCACTTCCCGAATGACAGCCGCAGTTTTATTCATGGGTACTGACACAACAACCACTTCTGCGTTATTCACTGCTGTTTTGTTGTCAGACGTCACCCGGATATCACATGACGGGAGAAGCTTTCCCAGGTCCGGAGTTTGCGGATCAGATATGACCAAAGAACGGTTTTGTCCTGCAAAATGTCTGGTTAGCCAACAACCCATATTTCCGGCTCCGCCGAGTATTGCTATTGTCATCCTAACATCTCTCCAATTCTACGAACAGCTTCAATCAATACTTGCTTCTCTTGGCACAGAGCGATTCTGAAAAAGGAAGAATAGCGGCGCCCATAGATTGTCCCTGGTACAATACATACCCCCTTTTCTTCAAGCAAATGCTCGGCAAAATCCACACTATCAAGTTCTTCATTCTGAAATCGCGGGAAGAAGTAGAATCCTCCGTCTCGAGGATAAAAGGAAACGGGCAGTTCTTTGAGCAATCCATTCATCGCTTTGGATCGTGATTCAATTACCTCCACGTTGTATTTCACTTCATCCTCGCTATCTAACGCACCGAGACCAGAATACTGTACGAACTCTGGCACGCTAGTTAGTAGCATCCCTTGCAGCTTTGCCATCATATTGATTGTCTTAATATTTGAAATAGCGAATCCCAGTCTGAAACCAGTCATTCCATACGTCTTGGAGAATGACTGCACACAGACATATCTGCAGTTTGGGTGCTCTAGAATACTTGTGTGATGAGATTGAGTGAACCTTGAGTATACTTCATCGCTAAGAACAAAGATATCGTGATCATTGGCAAGACCCACAATTCTCCTAAATACCGACTCATCCAGTACTTTTCCAGTCGGATTGGAAGGACTGTTCAAGATAATAGCCTTAGTTGCGGGATTAATCTGTTGTTCGAGCTCGCTCATCTCTGGTTCCCAAGAATCCTCAAGCTCAGTTGAAAGGTAAACAGGACGGCCACCTACCTCGGTAACGAATCGGGAGTATGCGGGATAGGATGGCTCCAGAATTATGACTTCATCACCAGTTTGTACAACTGAAGACACTGCTAGAAAGAGTGCTAGCCTGCCTCCAGCTGTTACTATGACCTCGTCAGCTGAAATCTGCCTAGAATATCTCTGATTGAATGCATCAGCAATCTTCCTTCTGAGTGGAAGAATTCCTTGGGATTCTGTATAACCCACATCACCTCTGCTCAATGCCTTCATGAGTCTTCTTCTTGCTTGATTTGGAGGGCCAAAATCAGGCTCCCCAACTTCAAGATGGAGAATGTGTTTTCCAGCATTGTTCATACTCCTTGCCTTAGAAAAAATATCAGCAACACTCGGGGGAGAATTAACTGGGTTTCTTTCCATTTGGACTCGGACAGACTCTTGGATTAGCTGATTGAGTATTCTCAGGGCAAATCTGGCATCGAGATCTCGCGCACTGCATATTTCAATAACGTTGTTCTGGAGGTGCGCCTCTACATCCCTGTTAATTACGGAGATATCCTCTTTTTCCTTCTCTTCAGAAACCTCGCGAACCAGTGAAAGGCGTTTATCAATTAGGGAAAAAATCTCACGTGTTGTTCGCGCTATTGCCTTTCTAAGTGAAGCGAGTCGTGAATTACTATTCATGGGTTGGTATCTCAGCTCCCTGTCTATCATACTGAAGAGGGTAAGTATAGACAGTATAGCTGAGATAGGCAAGTGCATCTGACCTAGAGTGAGGTCGTTGTGTGACCCTTGTTTCTTGGAGAGGTATGGAGTTGACTCTTGATATCATCGGAAAGCACCAGAAAGAATCTATTTGACAACCAAACGAAATGGTTGTCGTGATCTCTCGGTGTTACGCACCATAGCTATAAGAACCACTATACAGACAGGGCTTTCCCGTCAAGTATAGCCAGATAGTTCCAATTAGATGCATTGAGAGATTCACTAATTCATGTTCCCATGGTGCTATCTTTTATACTTTCTCCATGGAAAATCAGCATCAGCACTTGTGTGTGCATATCGGATACGATCCAAAACGACGGCTTCATCACACAATCTTGGCACTCTTTCATAGATGCATTAGAACAAGTCTAACAGCCCGAAGAGACAACTCAAACGGCATCGTTGGCAAACTCATCTTATCTTTCTCGACTGCTTGTTCAGGCATGCAAGGAATGTGAATGAATCCCGCTTTCGAATCAATCAACCCATCATGTACCATCTGCAGAACGTGAAACAAAACAAGGTTGCACCCGTAGGTCCCAGCATCGCTGCTTACATAAGCTGGTATCCCCTCTTCCTTTAGCAATTCGACCAACCGATCCAAGTCAAGATTCGAAAAATAGGCTGCAGGAGCATCTGTATCGATTATGTAACTAGACGGAATATTCCCGTAATTGTCTTCGCGTTTGGTATTTACGACGTTTTTCGCCAGTCGCTCTAAGGAGATTGCGGCCCTGCTTGCCTGACCCATACACAATATCAATTCAGGTTTGGCAGAAGTTATCAATGTTCTAATACGGTCGGGCACTGATTCATAATCTAAAGGCAATACAACACCTTTGACAATGTAACGGCCAATCTGTTTCCCATCTAGCTCTTTTGCGATTTCTGCAGAGGGATTAATCGAGTATTCATCAAATGGCTCATACCCTGTGAGGAGGGCAATTGGTGAGTCAGGAGACATAGAATCTATAGACTCCCACTGGCATTTAAACGGTTACTCTCTTCTGAACGGTATATCACATTCAAAATGCAACTGCACGAATTATAAACCAGAGACCTAGACCTATTTGGAAGAGCCCTATTATCACATTTATGAGATTGATTCCACGCCAAGTCGCTTTTTGAGCCGCTGCATCCGTTGTTACTGCCAGAAATCCTCCGAAGATGAAATCAGTAGAAATGTGCGTTAGGTAGATCAATGTACCAGCCAACAGGACGGTGCCAAGACCGACACTGAGCTCAGCAATGAGCATGGATACGTTAGCTACACCCACAGCAAACCACCAGAGCAAGAAATATGGTGAAAAGATGCTAACTGCAATTCCCTGAGCTGTTGCCTCGATGGCAGTAGAAGCAGAATCGCT from Candidatus Thorarchaeota archaeon carries:
- a CDS encoding aminotransferase class I/II-fold pyridoxal phosphate-dependent enzyme, encoding MNSNSRLASLRKAIARTTREIFSLIDKRLSLVREVSEEKEKEDISVINRDVEAHLQNNVIEICSARDLDARFALRILNQLIQESVRVQMERNPVNSPPSVADIFSKARSMNNAGKHILHLEVGEPDFGPPNQARRRLMKALSRGDVGYTESQGILPLRRKIADAFNQRYSRQISADEVIVTAGGRLALFLAVSSVVQTGDEVIILEPSYPAYSRFVTEVGGRPVYLSTELEDSWEPEMSELEQQINPATKAIILNSPSNPTGKVLDESVFRRIVGLANDHDIFVLSDEVYSRFTQSHHTSILEHPNCRYVCVQSFSKTYGMTGFRLGFAISNIKTINMMAKLQGMLLTSVPEFVQYSGLGALDSEDEVKYNVEVIESRSKAMNGLLKELPVSFYPRDGGFYFFPRFQNEELDSVDFAEHLLEEKGVCIVPGTIYGRRYSSFFRIALCQEKQVLIEAVRRIGEMLG
- a CDS encoding prephenate dehydrogenase/arogenate dehydrogenase family protein; translation: MTIAILGGAGNMGCWLTRHFAGQNRSLVISDPQTPDLGKLLPSCDIRVTSDNKTAVNNAEVVVVSVPMNKTAAVIREVVPHMKRKSILCEISSLKMNLVDALEESTNHDIRPLSIHPMFGPGAQSLHKKILLIPIIDSENEQEVVKSLFPNAAIITVEADRHDQIMALTLSLPYFMNMILASVLAKEDVQVLKQIGGTTFEIQTVLTGSIMAQSTDLHYHLHRLNQYAMDTLTSLPSRIESLLEPLIQWDQEGFQESYERIKTALERSMDSARAYHDMYHILDFMEQHKASEGKR
- the aroB gene encoding 3-dehydroquinate synthase is translated as MESSFHVRTKSREYPVHVGSALLPILDQILDQETDRVFIVTDDIVSNIHLKRVLESLRTSEIEISTKILPSGESSKSLDRARDLYCFLGENLASRSDAILALGGGVIGDLAGFVASTFKRGMKLLQVPTTLLAQVDACLGGKTAVNLEWGKNLVGTFYQPHRIIADVATLRTLSDDHYATGLAEVIKYGVIMDAKLLQLLKQKRNEIIQRNVETITTIVERCLRNKARIVEKDETEHGTRQILNFGHTVGHAIETCSEHSISHGEAVAIGMLEEARYAVRIDALDNQSLEELEALLCSFDLPTVIPSSLSKEDLKVVMKQDKKVRHGGLSLPILVESGRVEMKVVDGISI
- a CDS encoding LysE family transporter; its protein translation is RQILLAWFLLSLTGALAPGPLSAAVIMQATKKGKIYGILPMVGHALVELGIVFAIAISVEMISLTPFAIDMLLFFGGIVIVAYGGLALRDYRAKEENPGKTEENSDSASTAIEATAQGIAVSIFSPYFLLWWFAVGVANVSMLIAELSVGLGTVLLAGTLIYLTHISTDFIFGGFLAVTTDAAAQKATWRGINLINVIIGLFQIGLGLWFIIRAVAF
- a CDS encoding N-acetylneuraminate synthase family protein yields the protein MLIVMHRNTTELQVNEVIDAIEKLGYKGHPNPGVHRTVINVTGKVETADAQRLEGLSGVMEVILVTKPYKLADVESNPKGTSIVVGDMEIGRDRPTIIAGPCAVESREQIIGAAEAVRGMGADILRGGAFKPRTSPYSFQGLGVEGLRLLEEARHETGLPIISEALDTESFPAVETVVDIIQIGARNMQNYALLKRAGRSRKPVMLKRGMWATLTELLAAAEYIMAEGNHKVILCERGIRTHSNHTRYTLDSF